The Methanomethylovorans hollandica DSM 15978 genome includes a region encoding these proteins:
- a CDS encoding GNAT family N-acetyltransferase has product MQDILVRSATVNDIAHIMDIEHESFCENVHEDITVFRDRITTFPDGFLVLEVAGHVCGYISSEIWNYSENVREDMFYLGHSITSVHDATGSELYVSSIGILKKYRGKGYGKLLFSELSSKVTEKYNISSMILIVSVQWMPAKKIYESDGFRETKRIHGFFNDMANSDAIVMRKYL; this is encoded by the coding sequence TTGCAAGATATACTGGTCCGGAGTGCTACAGTAAACGATATCGCGCATATTATGGACATAGAACACGAATCTTTTTGTGAGAATGTGCATGAGGACATAACGGTTTTCAGAGATCGCATCACAACTTTTCCAGATGGGTTCCTGGTCCTGGAAGTAGCAGGGCATGTTTGCGGATATATATCTTCAGAGATCTGGAATTACTCGGAAAATGTAAGGGAAGATATGTTCTATCTGGGCCACAGCATCACCAGTGTCCATGACGCTACAGGGTCAGAGCTGTATGTCTCTTCAATAGGTATCCTTAAAAAGTATCGTGGAAAAGGATATGGAAAACTATTGTTTTCAGAACTGTCCAGCAAGGTTACTGAAAAATACAATATTTCAAGCATGATCCTGATAGTTTCAGTTCAGTGGATGCCTGCAAAAAAGATATATGAGAGCGATGGTTTCAGGGAAACAAAAAGGATACATGGATTTTTCAATGATATGGCTAATTCGGATGCTATTGTGATGAGAAAATACCTTTGA
- a CDS encoding cysteine desulfurase — protein MYDLPAIRKDFPLLEEFIYLDNAATTQTPVPAVKAMEEYFYKYAANHGRGAHRLARMTTDKYEDARETIASFLNTDVTGTVFTRNATESINMVAYGLQWHPGDHVIVSIVEHHSNLLPWLRLRDHGVEVTVVQANEEGVVAPEQIDLALKDNTRLVAVNHVTNVFGSIQDVRKITRIGHKNGAQVLIDASQSAGHMPLNIKELGMDFLVTPGHKGLLGPQGTGVLCLRDPDSIEPMYLGGGMVSSVSIDSYQIEASPARFEAGTPNIPGVIGLGRAVEYVRDTGIEDIEKHETILAKKAASLLAEIPQVQVYGPQNRAGVVSFNVRGMNPHDVAIILDQTRKICVRSGYHCAMPAIQSVGLKGTVRASFALYNTMEEVEALVETVSDIATLVA, from the coding sequence ATGTACGATCTCCCAGCAATAAGAAAGGATTTTCCTCTTCTTGAGGAATTTATATATCTGGACAATGCTGCCACAACACAGACCCCTGTGCCGGCAGTAAAAGCCATGGAGGAATATTTTTACAAATATGCCGCCAATCATGGCAGAGGAGCCCACAGGCTTGCACGGATGACTACCGATAAGTACGAAGATGCCAGAGAAACAATTGCATCATTCCTTAATACTGATGTTACTGGAACTGTTTTTACCCGCAATGCCACAGAAAGTATAAATATGGTGGCGTACGGCCTGCAGTGGCATCCTGGCGACCATGTGATCGTATCCATTGTGGAACACCACTCCAATCTGTTGCCCTGGTTGAGGTTACGTGACCATGGAGTAGAGGTAACAGTTGTACAGGCCAATGAAGAAGGAGTTGTAGCACCTGAGCAGATCGATCTAGCACTAAAAGATAACACGCGTCTGGTGGCTGTCAACCATGTGACCAATGTTTTCGGCTCCATTCAGGATGTCAGGAAGATTACCAGAATCGGACATAAAAATGGTGCGCAGGTGCTCATAGACGCCTCCCAGTCCGCGGGACACATGCCGCTGAACATAAAAGAATTAGGTATGGATTTTCTGGTAACTCCGGGGCACAAAGGATTACTGGGCCCGCAGGGAACTGGTGTTCTCTGTCTCAGGGATCCTGATTCAATTGAACCAATGTACTTAGGTGGAGGCATGGTTAGTTCTGTATCAATAGACAGTTACCAGATAGAGGCAAGCCCTGCACGCTTTGAGGCAGGTACACCCAATATTCCCGGAGTCATTGGTCTTGGCAGAGCTGTGGAATATGTACGGGATACAGGCATTGAGGATATAGAAAAGCATGAAACAATACTGGCAAAGAAAGCTGCTTCCCTGCTTGCCGAGATACCTCAGGTCCAGGTATATGGTCCTCAGAACAGGGCAGGAGTTGTATCTTTCAATGTGCGGGGAATGAATCCGCATGATGTGGCCATTATACTTGACCAGACACGTAAGATATGCGTGCGCAGTGGTTACCATTGTGCCATGCCCGCAATACAGAGTGTTGGTCTTAAAGGCACAGTACGTGCATCCTTTGCCCTCTATAACACTATGGAAGAAGTAGAGGCACTTGTAGAAACTGTTTCAGATATAGCTACACTTGTTGCGTAA
- a CDS encoding CPBP family intramembrane glutamic endopeptidase, whose translation MRADRKLFLILLIACIFGTIAVLPYTLTLQGELLQNLPVPLYVLLAAQLIQSIVLFGIAIFVGLHLAKKVGLGLPILEGWLEGREVKSYLRSILGISIGLGILGGILIIGLDILFSFAGVPISLTQASITPPAWQGLLASFYGGINEEVLLRLFVMTLIAWIIFKIKSIEEGKPTNAGMWLAIIIAAVIFGIGHLPAVMAITTLTPLVIARTIVLNAVGGIIFGWLYWKKGLEASMISHFSADLVLHVMLPLIAVI comes from the coding sequence ATGAGAGCAGACAGAAAATTATTCCTGATTTTACTAATTGCATGTATCTTTGGGACAATAGCTGTACTGCCTTATACTCTTACTCTTCAGGGAGAATTACTTCAGAATTTACCTGTACCTTTATACGTCCTCCTGGCTGCTCAGCTTATCCAATCTATAGTATTGTTTGGTATTGCGATCTTTGTTGGCCTTCATCTTGCCAAAAAAGTTGGACTTGGCCTTCCGATCCTTGAAGGATGGCTTGAAGGCAGGGAAGTTAAAAGTTATTTAAGATCCATACTTGGAATATCGATAGGGCTTGGAATTCTGGGCGGTATCCTTATAATCGGACTTGATATTTTGTTTTCCTTTGCCGGCGTACCGATCAGTTTAACTCAGGCTTCAATAACTCCTCCTGCATGGCAGGGCCTTCTTGCATCGTTTTATGGCGGGATAAATGAAGAGGTACTGTTAAGATTATTCGTAATGACTCTCATTGCATGGATAATCTTCAAAATCAAATCAATAGAAGAAGGAAAGCCAACAAATGCAGGTATGTGGTTAGCTATCATTATAGCAGCTGTTATTTTTGGCATTGGCCATTTACCGGCAGTAATGGCTATAACAACGCTCACACCGCTGGTAATTGCCCGTACCATTGTTCTGAATGCTGTTGGCGGAATTATATTTGGATGGCTTTATTGGAAAAAAGGTTTAGAAGCGTCCATGATATCACATTTCTCTGCGGATCTAGTGTTGCATGTGATGTTACCATTGATAGCAGTGATCTGA
- a CDS encoding YcaO-related McrA-glycine thioamidation protein gives MPEIIIDESLTYIEGTQRVFTEEETLQRVQPLLKDIGVTRIANITDLDKIGIPVFSSIRPSAAEGAISVYSGKGANEVQARISAIMESFERCLAERSGVNKDVQESIASKEFIETPEIAGSSYTLIEPRSLLLSEKPASSSRVEWTTGWDLLKKEEVLLPSNAVYHPYDPPGLSLKLFRTNTNGLAAGNTIEEAIFHGLLEVLERDALSIAEFNRFPGKEIVLSEDDGENYRLAQMCKENGIDIKLWLLFHDTDVPTVVAALDDVQLKDPALLVMGAGSHLDPSIAVRRAITEAAQSRVVQIHGAREDTEREKFVRDIGYERIKRMNSYWYEEGEKVKLADIKDLSNDRPSANIDLLLQKIGNVAQRAVVVDLSRKSIGVPVVRVTVPTFEVYTIDHERMGSRIKKAPRRKLSADERPWKRRMHH, from the coding sequence ATGCCTGAGATTATCATAGACGAATCACTTACCTACATAGAGGGAACCCAGCGTGTGTTCACGGAAGAGGAAACCCTTCAAAGGGTGCAGCCCCTGCTCAAGGATATTGGAGTGACCCGTATTGCCAACATCACCGACCTCGACAAGATAGGCATACCCGTATTCTCCAGCATCAGGCCCAGCGCCGCTGAGGGTGCCATCTCAGTATACTCCGGAAAGGGAGCTAATGAGGTGCAAGCGCGTATATCTGCTATCATGGAAAGCTTTGAGAGGTGTCTTGCAGAACGCAGTGGTGTTAATAAAGATGTGCAGGAGAGCATAGCTTCCAAAGAGTTTATAGAAACACCGGAAATTGCCGGTAGTAGTTACACTCTTATAGAACCCCGCTCACTCCTGCTTTCCGAGAAACCGGCGTCTTCTTCCCGTGTTGAATGGACTACCGGATGGGACCTGCTGAAAAAAGAAGAGGTTCTCCTACCCTCTAATGCCGTATATCATCCGTACGATCCCCCTGGACTTTCTTTAAAACTTTTCCGTACCAATACAAATGGTCTGGCTGCAGGTAACACTATTGAAGAGGCTATTTTTCATGGACTGCTGGAAGTCTTGGAAAGGGATGCTCTAAGCATTGCAGAGTTCAATCGTTTTCCCGGAAAGGAAATTGTGCTCAGTGAAGATGACGGGGAGAACTACAGGCTTGCTCAGATGTGTAAAGAGAATGGTATAGATATCAAACTCTGGTTGCTCTTCCATGATACTGATGTTCCTACAGTGGTAGCTGCCTTGGATGATGTGCAGCTCAAGGACCCAGCATTGCTTGTAATGGGTGCGGGCTCGCATCTCGACCCTTCCATAGCTGTGAGGAGGGCCATTACTGAAGCCGCACAGTCAAGAGTGGTACAGATACATGGTGCCAGAGAGGATACCGAAAGGGAGAAGTTTGTAAGGGATATCGGCTATGAGCGCATCAAACGCATGAACAGCTACTGGTATGAGGAAGGAGAAAAAGTGAAGCTTGCCGACATCAAGGACCTGTCCAATGACCGTCCTTCTGCTAATATTGATCTGCTACTTCAAAAGATAGGCAATGTAGCACAACGTGCGGTGGTTGTCGACCTTTCCAGAAAGAGTATAGGTGTACCGGTAGTGCGGGTCACAGTGCCCACATTCGAGGTGTACACTATTGATCACGAACGCATGGGTAGCAGGATCAAGAAAGCTCCCCGCAGAAAACTGTCTGCAGATGAAAGGCCATGGAAGCGGAGAATGCACCATTGA
- a CDS encoding TfuA-related McrA-glycine thioamidation protein, protein MEAENAPLMNDRKIVVFTGTSISHQEAKRLLDATYKPPIFRGNIDEVLREGYGTIGIIDGTFFNRAAVAHKEIIKALESGVTVIGGSSMGALRASELDVHGMIGVGRIYEWYRDGVIEDDDEVAVATNPDTFEPVSSPMVNIRETLKAASEKGIIVPSLCSELIDIAKKTQYGQRSYFGVVQKGIKAGLFSEEMGKKLLDYCRNQETDVKKQDAIMVLNKIREISNA, encoded by the coding sequence ATGGAAGCGGAGAATGCACCATTGATGAACGACAGAAAGATCGTAGTGTTCACAGGCACCAGCATAAGTCACCAAGAAGCAAAGAGACTCTTGGATGCCACATACAAGCCCCCTATCTTCCGGGGGAATATAGATGAAGTTCTCCGCGAGGGTTATGGGACCATAGGCATTATTGATGGCACTTTCTTTAACAGGGCTGCTGTAGCACACAAGGAGATCATTAAAGCTCTTGAGTCCGGTGTAACGGTTATCGGAGGCAGCAGTATGGGGGCTTTGAGGGCCTCTGAACTTGATGTTCATGGCATGATCGGTGTTGGGAGGATATACGAATGGTACAGAGATGGTGTTATTGAGGACGATGATGAAGTCGCAGTGGCCACAAACCCCGATACTTTTGAACCGGTATCTTCTCCCATGGTAAACATACGTGAAACATTAAAAGCTGCATCAGAGAAAGGTATTATTGTCCCGTCTTTGTGTTCGGAACTGATTGACATAGCCAAGAAGACACAGTACGGGCAGAGAAGCTATTTCGGAGTGGTGCAGAAGGGAATAAAGGCCGGGTTATTTTCCGAAGAAATGGGAAAAAAACTTTTGGACTATTGCCGCAATCAGGAGACGGATGTTAAAAAACAGGATGCTATCATGGTACTGAATAAGATAAGAGAGATATCAAATGCTTAA